Proteins encoded by one window of Clostridium bornimense:
- the accB gene encoding acetyl-CoA carboxylase biotin carboxyl carrier protein, which yields MDKQLINDLITLIDKSSITSFEYEENGIAVRIKRENNVVNTETKSSVPSKMIIEDSEEATTKSDDEYKIVKSPIVGTFYDKASPEKDNFVKVGQKVSKGDTLCIIEAMKIMNEINSDFDGEIVEILCNNEDMVEFGQPLFKIR from the coding sequence GTGGATAAACAGTTAATTAATGACCTAATAACACTAATAGATAAATCATCTATAACATCATTTGAGTATGAAGAAAATGGAATTGCTGTTAGAATAAAAAGAGAAAATAATGTAGTAAATACTGAAACTAAATCATCGGTACCAAGTAAGATGATAATTGAAGATAGTGAAGAAGCTACAACTAAGAGCGATGATGAATATAAAATAGTTAAATCTCCAATAGTAGGTACATTTTATGATAAAGCATCACCAGAAAAAGATAATTTTGTTAAAGTTGGTCAGAAGGTATCCAAAGGAGATACTCTTTGTATAATTGAAGCTATGAAGATAATGAATGAGATAAATTCTGATTTTGATGGAGAGATAGTAGAAATACTTTGTAATAATGAAGATATGGTTGAGTTCGGTCAGCCATTATTTAAGATAAGGTAG